From a single Paenibacillus sp. FSL R5-0345 genomic region:
- a CDS encoding LacI family DNA-binding transcriptional regulator — MKVKVTMQDIADRLNISKNSVSQALSGKDGVSEETRQLIIDTANEMGYIYSRGRKSTEEEVGTFAILASEFAFSKRNFFGEIYLSIEKEAAKRNKRMVIQSIDKHSSENLILPPILLDQSVEGILILSHITNPYIQAVTNTGIPTVLIDHHHPDLMADSILTNNRYAAYTAVQHLIELGHTHIGFIGNIQFSPSYYERLEGYRLALYQAGIEYNPMWVIDRVTEEMDDVFNAVQALDKQPTAWFCVNDGFGFLINSVVYKLGYRIPQDVSIVSFDNGQLSRITTPLTTTMNVDLSYFGRKAVEQLFWRIDHPDEPFVEILLPSNLIVRESTQHPIG, encoded by the coding sequence ATGAAGGTGAAGGTAACTATGCAAGATATCGCCGATCGATTAAATATATCTAAGAACTCTGTTTCTCAGGCTCTGTCTGGTAAAGACGGTGTCAGCGAAGAAACAAGGCAATTAATTATCGATACAGCGAATGAGATGGGTTACATCTATTCGCGAGGGCGTAAAAGCACTGAAGAAGAAGTAGGAACCTTTGCCATCTTGGCATCGGAATTTGCATTTTCCAAACGCAACTTTTTTGGAGAAATTTATTTAAGCATTGAGAAGGAAGCAGCGAAGCGAAACAAGCGTATGGTTATTCAATCTATTGATAAGCATTCTTCTGAGAATTTAATCCTGCCTCCTATTTTATTGGATCAATCCGTTGAAGGGATCTTGATTCTGTCCCATATTACGAACCCTTATATTCAGGCAGTGACCAATACAGGTATTCCCACCGTGTTAATTGATCATCATCATCCTGATCTTATGGCCGACAGTATTCTCACTAATAATCGCTATGCCGCTTATACAGCGGTGCAGCATTTAATAGAATTGGGACATACTCATATTGGTTTTATCGGCAATATACAGTTCTCTCCCAGCTATTACGAGCGCCTGGAGGGTTATCGCCTGGCCTTATACCAGGCTGGAATTGAATACAACCCGATGTGGGTAATTGATCGTGTAACAGAAGAAATGGATGATGTATTCAACGCTGTACAAGCGCTCGATAAGCAGCCTACGGCATGGTTCTGTGTCAATGACGGATTTGGATTCTTGATCAATTCCGTTGTGTACAAGCTTGGGTATCGTATTCCCCAAGATGTATCCATTGTCAGCTTCGATAATGGACAATTGTCACGAATAACCACACCGTTGACTACAACGATGAATGTAGATTTGTCTTACTTTGGACGTAAAGCTGTTGAACAGCTCT